A portion of the Mycobacterium paraseoulense genome contains these proteins:
- a CDS encoding amino acid adenylation domain-containing protein: MTVGAGRRLLSIDLLDGGEHDRLDEWGNRAVLTAPVMGAASIPALFAKQVARVPEAPALTFEGRSLTYQELDEAANRLAHLLADHGARPGACVALLQSRSAQAIVSILAVLKTGAAYLPIDPAVPAARMEFMLGDAAPVAAVTTAELRSRLDGFDLLVVEVDDPAVAEQPTSGLPGPAPEDIAYMIYTSGTTGTPKGVAVTHQNVTQLLKKLPADLPEAGVWSQWHSLVFDVSVWEIWGPLLHGGRLVVVPESVAGSPDDLHALLVAEKVTVLCQTPSAVGMLSPDGLDSTALIVAGEACPAEVVDRWAPGRVMINAYGPTEGTVYASMSAPLSAESGAPTIGSPVPGAALFVLDKWLRPAPEGVVGELYIAGRGVASGYVRRAGLTASRFIACPFGAPGTRMYRTGDLVRWGVDGQLQYLGRADEQVKIRGYRIELGEIQTALAGLDGVEQAAVIAREDRPGDKRLVGYITGTADPAEVRARLGERLPGYMVPAAVVVLDALPLTVNGKLDKRALPAPEYQKTNGEYRAPTTAVEETLAAIYAQVLGLERVGVDDSFFDLGGDSILSMQVVARARAAGVVCRPRDVFVEQTVARLARVAGVASDDDVVDEGTGPVVATPIMRWLQQVDGPTDQFNQTMVVQAPAGVTRDDVQVVLQSLLDRHATLRMRVDDDGAGGWSLHVPEVGAVEADSCMHTVDALSDATLVAARSQLNPAAGIMLRAVWAESTAQLALMIHHLAVDGVSWRILLEDLNIAWAQHHSGQPVALPTGGTSFARWSAMLEEHAQRPEVVAQAEAWRQVAATPALLPAVRPDVDTYETAKQLSVSLDVDTTRMLLGEVPAAFHAGVQDILLIAFGLAWARFVGTGAPIGIDVEGHGRHEELGPHVDLSRTVGWFTTKYPVALTVGELDWTQVMAGDPALGLLVKKAKEQLRALPDPLTYGLLRYVNTEVDLDGSDPVIGFNYLGRLGAAADLPGEMWRISQDSLSFTGAASAALPMPLMHTVDLNAGTMDTEAGPHLQANWTWAPSALDHQQVSRLSQLWFEALAGICAHVRSGGGGLTPSDVAPARLTQQQLDDLCQQYTVADVLPLTPLQQGLLFHASFAHDPGDDVYAVQLGITVTGDLDAHRLREAVHTVVDRHPNLAARFCPQFGEPVQVIPADPVMAWRYVQLGAEDLDPDEKIEQLCAAERGAVSDLANRPAFRAALIRTADNRHRFVLTNHHIVMDGWSLPIMLREILTSYYGERLPAPASYRSYLTWLAAQDRTAARAAWAEVLAGFDTPTLVGPPARLGLGRRGVESYRLPAETTRALGELARSCHTTINTVLQAAWAQLLMRLTGQHDVAFGTAVSGRPADLAGAESMVGLLINTVPVRAHVSAGTTVSELLQQLQRAHNDTIEHEHLALNEIHRVTGHDQLFDTLFLYENYPIDTSVPLGFHELAITDVTNREYNHYPLSVMALPGRELGLRVEFDTSVFDTAGIESLIERFQRVLGAMTADTSQRLSAMDVLDGDERARLDEWGNRAVLTAPVRAAKSIPALFARQVARVPEAVALTFEGRSMTYRELDEAANRLAHLLAEHGAGPGHSVALLFSRSAEAIVSILAVLKTGAAYLPIDPAVPAARIEFVLADAAPVAALTTADLRSRLEGSDLLVIDVDDPSIGDQPATPLPAPSPQDIAYLIYTSGTTGVPKGVAVTHHNATQLLERLHADLPDPGVWAQWHSLVFDVSVHEIFGALLHGGRLVVVPEAVAGSPKDLHALLVEENVTVLSQTPSAVGMLSPEGLESTALVVAGEACPPEVVDRWAPGRVMINAYGPTEGTVYAAMSAPLTAETGAPIGAPVPGAALFVLDKWLRPAPQGVVGELYIAGRGVAAGYARRAGLTASRFVACPFGAPGQRMYRTGDLVRWGVDGQLQYLGRVDEQVKIRGYRIELGEIQAALAGLDGVEQAAVIAREDRPGDKRLVGYITGTADPAEIRTRLGDRLPGYMVPVAIVVLDALPLTVNGKLDKRALPAPEYQKTAGEYRAPATPLEETLAEIFAEVLGLQRVSVEDSFFDLGGDSLSAMRVIAEINTALDANLSVRTLFEAQSVRRLGQRAERDASGADEDEGGAASFASVHGRDATQVYASDLTLDKFIDAATLSAAPSLPGPGPEVRTVLLTGATGFLGRYLLLQWLEQLELVDGKLICLVRAGSDEEARQRLEKTFDSGDPKLLRYFQELAADHLEVVAGDKGAANLGLDEPTWQRLADTVDLIVDSAALVNGVLPYSELFGPNVAGTAELIRVALTTKLKPYAYVSTSDVGRQIDPAAFTEDADIRVISPIRKIDGSYANGYGNSKWAGEVLLREAHDLCGLPVSVFRSDMILSDTSYAGQFNLSDMFTRMVLSLVATGIAPRSFYQLDAQGNRQRAHFDALPVEFVAEAITTLGTQVVEGFETYHVMNPHDDGVGIDEYVDWLIEAGYPIERVDDFGEWLQRFEAALRELPEHQRKHSVLQMLQVPGYNQLQAPEPASGSFAPADRFRAAVQEAKIGADNDIPHISPPVIVKYVTDLQLLGLL; encoded by the coding sequence ATGACCGTCGGCGCGGGGCGGCGATTGTTGTCGATCGACTTGCTGGATGGCGGCGAGCACGATCGCCTCGACGAGTGGGGTAACCGGGCGGTACTGACCGCGCCGGTGATGGGGGCTGCGTCGATCCCGGCATTGTTCGCGAAGCAGGTCGCGCGTGTCCCCGAGGCGCCGGCGCTGACGTTCGAGGGCCGCTCGCTGACGTATCAGGAACTCGACGAGGCCGCGAACCGGCTCGCGCACCTGCTGGCCGATCACGGGGCGCGCCCGGGTGCGTGCGTGGCGCTGCTGCAGTCGCGGTCGGCCCAGGCGATCGTGTCGATCCTGGCGGTGCTCAAGACGGGGGCGGCCTACCTGCCGATCGACCCGGCGGTCCCGGCCGCACGGATGGAGTTCATGCTCGGCGACGCGGCGCCGGTCGCCGCGGTCACCACGGCCGAGCTGCGGTCGCGGCTGGACGGGTTCGACTTACTGGTCGTCGAGGTCGACGACCCGGCGGTGGCCGAACAGCCCACGTCGGGGCTGCCGGGCCCGGCCCCCGAGGACATCGCCTACATGATCTACACCTCGGGCACGACCGGAACGCCCAAGGGCGTCGCGGTCACCCACCAGAACGTCACCCAGTTGCTCAAGAAGCTGCCCGCCGACCTGCCGGAGGCCGGTGTCTGGTCGCAATGGCATTCGCTGGTGTTCGACGTGTCGGTGTGGGAGATCTGGGGTCCGCTGTTGCACGGCGGGCGCCTGGTCGTGGTGCCCGAGTCGGTCGCCGGCTCCCCGGACGACTTGCACGCGCTGCTGGTCGCCGAGAAGGTCACCGTGTTGTGCCAGACCCCGTCGGCGGTGGGGATGCTGTCGCCGGACGGGCTGGACTCGACGGCGCTGATCGTGGCGGGCGAGGCCTGCCCGGCCGAGGTGGTGGACCGCTGGGCGCCGGGGCGCGTGATGATCAACGCCTACGGCCCGACCGAGGGCACGGTGTACGCATCGATGAGCGCGCCGCTGAGCGCCGAATCGGGGGCGCCGACGATCGGCTCGCCCGTGCCGGGGGCGGCGCTGTTCGTGCTGGACAAGTGGCTGCGCCCGGCGCCCGAGGGCGTCGTCGGCGAGCTGTACATCGCCGGTCGCGGCGTGGCCTCCGGGTATGTGCGCCGGGCGGGTCTGACGGCGTCGCGCTTCATCGCGTGCCCGTTCGGAGCGCCGGGGACGCGGATGTACCGGACCGGCGACCTGGTGCGCTGGGGCGTCGACGGCCAGCTGCAATACCTGGGACGCGCCGACGAGCAGGTCAAGATTCGCGGCTACCGCATCGAGCTCGGCGAAATCCAGACGGCGCTCGCGGGGCTGGACGGGGTCGAGCAGGCGGCGGTGATCGCCCGCGAGGACCGCCCCGGCGACAAGCGGCTGGTCGGCTACATCACCGGCACCGCCGACCCGGCCGAGGTCCGCGCCCGGCTCGGTGAGCGGCTGCCCGGCTACATGGTGCCCGCCGCGGTCGTGGTGCTGGACGCGCTGCCGCTGACCGTCAACGGCAAGCTCGACAAGCGGGCCCTGCCCGCCCCCGAGTACCAGAAGACCAACGGCGAATACCGCGCCCCCACCACGGCCGTCGAGGAGACCCTGGCCGCCATCTACGCCCAGGTCCTCGGGCTGGAGCGGGTGGGCGTCGACGACTCGTTCTTCGACCTCGGCGGCGACAGCATCCTGTCCATGCAGGTGGTGGCCCGCGCCCGCGCCGCCGGCGTGGTGTGCCGCCCGCGCGACGTCTTCGTCGAGCAGACCGTGGCCCGGCTGGCCCGGGTCGCCGGCGTGGCCTCCGACGACGACGTGGTCGACGAGGGCACCGGCCCGGTGGTCGCCACCCCGATCATGCGCTGGCTCCAGCAGGTCGACGGCCCCACCGACCAGTTCAACCAGACCATGGTCGTGCAGGCCCCCGCCGGCGTCACCCGCGACGACGTCCAGGTGGTGCTGCAGTCGCTGCTGGACCGGCACGCCACCCTGCGCATGCGCGTCGACGACGACGGCGCCGGCGGCTGGTCGCTGCACGTGCCCGAGGTGGGTGCGGTCGAGGCGGACTCGTGCATGCACACCGTGGACGCGCTGTCCGACGCGACGCTGGTGGCGGCGCGCTCGCAGCTGAACCCCGCGGCGGGGATCATGCTGCGCGCCGTGTGGGCCGAATCGACGGCCCAGTTGGCGCTGATGATCCACCACCTGGCCGTCGACGGCGTGTCGTGGCGAATCCTGTTGGAAGACTTGAACATTGCCTGGGCCCAGCACCACAGCGGCCAGCCGGTGGCACTGCCCACGGGCGGGACGTCCTTCGCCCGGTGGTCGGCCATGCTGGAGGAGCACGCCCAGCGCCCCGAGGTCGTCGCCCAGGCCGAGGCCTGGCGGCAGGTCGCGGCGACCCCGGCGCTGTTGCCCGCGGTGCGCCCCGACGTCGACACCTACGAGACGGCCAAGCAGCTGTCGGTGTCGCTGGACGTCGATACCACCCGGATGCTGCTGGGCGAGGTCCCCGCGGCATTCCACGCCGGGGTGCAGGACATCCTGCTCATCGCGTTCGGGTTGGCCTGGGCGCGTTTCGTCGGCACCGGCGCCCCGATCGGCATCGACGTCGAGGGCCACGGCCGCCACGAGGAGCTGGGCCCGCACGTCGACCTGTCCCGCACCGTGGGCTGGTTCACCACCAAGTACCCGGTCGCGCTGACCGTCGGCGAGCTGGACTGGACCCAGGTGATGGCCGGCGACCCCGCGCTCGGCTTGCTGGTCAAGAAGGCCAAGGAACAGCTGCGCGCGCTGCCCGACCCGTTGACCTACGGCTTGCTGCGGTACGTCAACACCGAGGTCGACCTGGACGGGTCGGACCCGGTGATCGGGTTCAACTACCTGGGCCGGCTGGGTGCGGCGGCGGATCTGCCCGGCGAGATGTGGCGCATCAGCCAGGACAGCCTGTCGTTCACCGGCGCCGCCAGCGCGGCGCTGCCCATGCCGTTGATGCACACCGTCGACCTCAACGCCGGAACCATGGACACCGAGGCCGGCCCGCACCTGCAGGCCAACTGGACGTGGGCGCCCTCGGCGCTGGACCACCAGCAGGTCAGCCGGCTGAGCCAGTTGTGGTTCGAGGCCCTCGCCGGGATCTGCGCGCACGTGCGCAGCGGCGGTGGCGGGCTGACCCCGTCGGACGTCGCCCCCGCCCGGCTGACCCAGCAGCAGCTCGACGACCTCTGCCAGCAGTACACCGTCGCCGACGTCTTGCCGTTGACCCCGCTGCAGCAGGGGCTGCTCTTCCATGCCAGCTTCGCGCACGACCCCGGCGACGACGTGTACGCGGTGCAGCTCGGGATCACCGTCACCGGTGACCTCGACGCGCACCGGTTGCGCGAGGCCGTCCACACCGTCGTCGACCGGCATCCCAACCTGGCGGCCCGGTTCTGCCCCCAGTTCGGCGAGCCCGTGCAGGTCATACCGGCCGACCCCGTGATGGCGTGGCGCTACGTCCAGCTCGGGGCCGAAGACCTGGACCCGGACGAGAAGATCGAACAGCTCTGCGCCGCCGAACGCGGGGCGGTCAGCGATCTGGCCAACCGGCCCGCCTTCCGGGCCGCGCTGATCCGCACCGCCGACAACCGGCACCGGTTCGTGCTGACCAACCACCACATCGTGATGGACGGCTGGTCGCTGCCGATCATGCTGCGGGAGATCCTGACCAGCTATTACGGGGAGCGGTTGCCCGCGCCCGCGTCCTACCGCAGCTACCTGACCTGGCTCGCGGCCCAGGACCGCACGGCCGCCCGGGCCGCGTGGGCCGAGGTGCTGGCCGGGTTCGACACCCCCACCTTGGTCGGTCCGCCGGCCCGGCTGGGCCTCGGGCGGCGCGGCGTCGAGTCGTACCGGCTGCCCGCGGAGACGACGCGGGCGCTGGGCGAGCTGGCCCGCTCGTGCCACACGACCATCAACACCGTCCTGCAGGCGGCCTGGGCGCAGCTGCTGATGCGGCTGACCGGCCAGCACGACGTGGCCTTCGGCACCGCGGTCTCCGGCCGGCCGGCCGATCTGGCCGGCGCCGAGTCGATGGTGGGCTTGTTGATCAACACGGTGCCGGTGCGCGCGCACGTCAGCGCGGGCACCACGGTGTCCGAGCTGCTGCAACAGCTGCAGCGCGCCCACAACGACACGATCGAGCACGAGCACCTGGCGCTGAACGAGATACACCGCGTTACCGGCCACGACCAGCTGTTCGACACGCTGTTCCTGTACGAGAACTACCCGATCGACACCAGCGTGCCGCTGGGCTTCCACGAGCTCGCGATCACCGACGTCACCAACCGCGAATACAACCACTACCCGCTCTCGGTGATGGCGCTTCCGGGCCGTGAACTCGGCCTGCGCGTCGAGTTCGACACCAGCGTGTTCGACACCGCCGGGATCGAGTCGCTGATCGAGCGATTCCAGCGGGTGTTGGGGGCCATGACCGCCGACACCAGCCAGCGGCTCTCGGCCATGGATGTGCTGGATGGCGACGAGCGTGCCCGCCTCGACGAGTGGGGCAACCGAGCGGTGCTGACCGCGCCGGTGCGGGCGGCGAAGTCGATCCCGGCGTTGTTCGCCAGGCAGGTGGCCCGCGTTCCCGAGGCGGTGGCGCTGACGTTCGAGGGCCGCTCGATGACCTACCGCGAGCTCGATGAGGCGGCCAACCGGTTGGCCCACCTGCTCGCCGAGCACGGCGCGGGCCCGGGCCACAGCGTCGCCCTGCTGTTCTCCCGGTCGGCCGAGGCGATTGTGTCGATCCTGGCCGTGCTCAAGACCGGGGCGGCGTACCTGCCGATCGACCCTGCTGTCCCGGCGGCGCGGATCGAGTTCGTGCTCGCCGACGCTGCGCCGGTCGCCGCCCTCACGACCGCCGACTTGCGGTCGCGGCTGGAGGGTTCCGACCTGCTGGTCATCGACGTCGACGACCCGTCGATCGGCGACCAGCCCGCCACGCCGTTGCCGGCACCGTCGCCGCAGGACATCGCGTACCTGATCTACACGTCCGGCACCACAGGTGTCCCGAAGGGTGTTGCGGTCACGCACCACAACGCCACCCAACTGCTGGAGAGACTGCACGCCGACCTGCCGGACCCGGGCGTCTGGGCGCAGTGGCACTCCCTGGTCTTCGACGTCTCGGTCCACGAGATCTTCGGCGCGCTGCTGCACGGCGGGCGGCTGGTCGTGGTGCCCGAGGCCGTCGCCGGCTCCCCGAAGGACCTGCACGCCTTGCTGGTCGAGGAGAACGTGACGGTGCTCAGCCAGACCCCGTCGGCGGTGGGAATGCTCTCGCCGGAGGGGCTGGAATCGACCGCGCTGGTGGTCGCCGGCGAGGCCTGCCCACCCGAGGTGGTGGACCGGTGGGCGCCGGGCCGCGTCATGATCAACGCCTACGGCCCGACCGAGGGCACGGTGTACGCGGCGATGAGCGCGCCGCTGACCGCGGAGACGGGAGCCCCGATCGGCGCCCCGGTGCCGGGGGCGGCGCTGTTCGTGCTGGACAAGTGGCTGCGCCCGGCCCCGCAGGGCGTCGTCGGCGAGCTGTACATCGCCGGCCGCGGTGTGGCCGCCGGCTATGCGCGCCGCGCGGGCCTGACGGCCTCGCGGTTTGTGGCCTGCCCGTTCGGTGCGCCCGGACAACGGATGTATCGCACCGGCGACCTGGTGCGCTGGGGCGTCGACGGCCAACTGCAGTACCTGGGCCGGGTCGACGAGCAGGTCAAGATCCGCGGCTACCGCATCGAGCTCGGCGAAATCCAGGCCGCGCTGGCCGGTTTGGACGGGGTGGAGCAGGCCGCGGTGATCGCCCGCGAGGACCGGCCCGGCGACAAGCGGCTGGTGGGCTACATCACCGGCACCGCCGACCCGGCCGAGATCCGGACCCGGTTGGGCGACCGGCTGCCGGGCTACATGGTGCCCGTTGCGATCGTGGTGCTGGACGCGCTGCCGCTGACGGTCAACGGCAAGCTCGACAAGCGGGCCCTGCCCGCACCCGAGTACCAGAAGACCGCCGGTGAATACCGGGCCCCGGCCACCCCGCTGGAAGAGACCCTGGCCGAAATCTTCGCCGAAGTCCTTGGGCTGCAGCGGGTTTCGGTCGAGGACTCCTTCTTCGACCTCGGCGGCGATTCGCTCTCCGCGATGCGGGTGATCGCCGAGATCAACACGGCCCTCGACGCCAACCTCTCGGTGCGCACCCTGTTCGAAGCGCAGTCGGTGCGACGCCTCGGCCAACGGGCGGAGCGCGACGCCAGCGGTGCGGACGAAGACGAGGGTGGCGCGGCCAGCTTCGCCTCGGTGCACGGCCGCGACGCGACCCAGGTGTACGCCAGTGATCTGACGTTGGACAAGTTCATCGATGCCGCGACGCTGAGCGCCGCGCCGTCGTTGCCGGGCCCGGGTCCGGAGGTTCGGACGGTCCTGTTGACCGGGGCGACGGGCTTTTTGGGGCGTTATCTTCTGCTGCAGTGGCTCGAGCAGCTGGAGCTGGTCGACGGCAAGTTGATCTGTCTGGTGCGGGCCGGCTCTGACGAGGAGGCGCGCCAGCGGCTGGAGAAGACCTTCGACAGCGGTGACCCGAAGTTGTTGCGGTACTTCCAGGAGCTGGCCGCCGACCACCTCGAGGTCGTGGCCGGCGACAAGGGCGCGGCGAACCTCGGCCTGGACGAGCCGACGTGGCAGCGGTTGGCCGACACCGTGGATCTGATCGTCGACTCGGCGGCTCTGGTCAACGGCGTGCTGCCCTACAGCGAGCTGTTCGGTCCGAACGTCGCCGGCACCGCCGAACTGATCCGGGTGGCGCTGACGACCAAGCTGAAGCCGTACGCCTACGTGTCGACCTCCGATGTGGGCCGCCAGATCGACCCCGCGGCGTTCACCGAGGACGCCGACATCCGGGTCATCAGCCCCATTCGCAAGATCGACGGCAGCTACGCCAACGGCTACGGCAACAGTAAGTGGGCCGGCGAGGTGCTGCTGCGGGAAGCCCATGACCTGTGCGGGCTGCCGGTCTCGGTGTTCCGATCCGACATGATCCTGTCCGACACCAGCTACGCCGGCCAGTTCAACCTGTCGGACATGTTCACCCGGATGGTGCTGAGCCTGGTGGCCACCGGCATCGCGCCGCGCTCGTTCTATCAGCTCGACGCCCAGGGCAACCGGCAACGTGCGCACTTCGACGCGCTGCCGGTGGAGTTCGTGGCCGAGGCGATCACCACGCTGGGCACCCAGGTGGTGGAGGGGTTCGAGACGTATCACGTGATGAACCCCCACGACGACGGCGTCGGCATCGACGAGTACGTCGACTGGCTGATCGAGGCCGGCTACCCGATCGAGCGGGTCGACGACTTCGGCGAGTGGCTGCAACGCTTCGAGGCCGCACTGCGCGAGTTGCCGGAACACCAGCGCAAGCACTCGGTACTGCAGATGTTGCAGGTCCCGGGCTACAACCAGCTGCAAGCGCCGGAGCCGGCCAGCGGGTCATTCGCCCCGGCCGACCGGTTCCGCGCGGCGGTGCAGGAAGCCAAGATCGGCGCCGACAACGACATCCCGCACATCTCGCCGCCGGTGATCGTCAAGTACGTCACCGACCTGCAGCTGCTGGGCCTGCTCTAA